GTATCTGCTCCGGCCTCCCCCCCTCTCCGAGCGGCTTCCTAGGCGGCCTCCGCCCCTGGGCACTCTTCGGCCCGACCGGCTGTAGGAATCACGCGGGGGAGGGCACCCCCTTTCCACGGACGGGGGAAGCCCACGATCCGGTCTGCCTACCCGGTCGCGGCCCTTGGAGTAGCGGTCGCTCCTGCCGCCGGCGTAACTGTTGCGGCCGCCGCCATAGGCGTCGGGCGAGCAGCCCCGGTACTCTTCATAGCGGCCGCTCCCGCCGTAAGATGGCGGCGGCCCCCGCGCCGGGGCGGCGCTGCGCGGCTCCCCGTAGCTGTCGAAAGGGTCTCGGTAGCCTCCGCTCGGGTGATCCGTGTAGTTGCGGTCGCGGCCCCCGTAGCCGTCTCGATCGCCGTAGCCTCTCGGTGAACAGTCGTCCCGGGCACTGGAGTGGCCGTAATCGCGGTAGGTGTACTCTCTGGGTGAGGGCGCAAAGTCCCTGGGGTCGCGGGCGCTTGGGTAGTCTCGGCTCGAGTAGCCGTCTCTGGGCGAGTAGCCCTCCTCCCGGGGGCCCAGGTAGGGGTCCCGGCGCGGGAGCGGCACCCGGGGCGGCGGCATCCGGCGCGGCAGGCCAGCACAGCCGTCTCTCCCGCGCGCGGCGGGAGGCCGCCCGCGCATTCCACCGCCGCCGCTGCGAGTCGGACTCGACGGCGCGGCCCTCTTGGGGGGCGGCCCCGCTctgcgcggcggcggcggcccgcGCTTCATGGGCATCGGGGCCCTGGAGGGCGGGAGGTCGAAATCCCTCGCGTAGCTGCCGTCGTCCGCGGGCCCGCCCCGGGAAGGGGGTCGCCGCGGGCCGCCGCCGCCTCCCCGGACCCCGCGCAGGCCCCTCGGGCGGCCGCGGCttcggggcggcggcggcgggcccCGCCGGCCGCTATCAAATGCCGGTTTGGTGGCTTGGGCCACCTTGATGGCCTTACCATCCAGGGACTTGCCGTTCATATCTCTGGCGGCGGCCTTGGCGTCTGCGGGGCTTTCGAAGGTGACGAACGCAAAGCCCCTCGACTTGGTGGTTTCTCGGTCTTTCATCAAGAGCACCTCGATGATGTGGCCATACTTGCCAAACGCAGCCTCGAGGGCTTTCTCGTCGGTTTCGAGATTGAGCCCGCCAATGAAAAGCTTCCCCGGGCGATCTGCTTCAACCATGTCGGCGTGTCAAGTGGTAAGTCGCTGAGGGAGACGAAGAGGAAGCGCCCGTCGCGGTCGCCGAGTCAGCACGCTGAGGGCGGCTCCTACCGGTCGGGCGACGCGTCGTTGCCCGAGTCCCGGAAACGCAGTCGCGGCCCCTGGTGCGCGGGCGGAACGCTCCGGTTTGTGCCCCCTGGGTCCTCCTCCCGCAGGCTAGCCGGGCTCTGGCTGGTTGTGATTGGTTAGTTGTCTCCGAAGGGCTGTCGCGCCGTCTAGGACTGTAGGCAGTTTTGCCgctttcttttcagtcttttatctTGGACTAATAAACTTGTCCCTCGCTTGACGTCTTTAGTTCATTCGTGGAAGAGCTGCCGCTAAGTGAGGCGCCTTtggatgaaaaaaatttttatccaTTAATCTTAATGGGAAGAATTAGGATGCATTCCAATCCAAGTTACTTTTCTGACAGAAAACAATTTTatcaattgaaaaaaatgaaatgttacaatttaaattttttttaaatgctgttttaaCGTAAAAGGCATTAAAATTAAGATTTACTGCAGTTgtcaaaaggagaagagaagacttGATAGGGGAGGGGGTGTCGGCTgatgaaagaggaaggagagggagtcGTTATATAGAAGCTGTGTTCTTCCTTGGCACCATTTTCTTCAACCTTCAAGGTGTTTATAGTTATGTTGTAGTCAACATAGGGCGAAATGAAGACAAAACAGTAGACCACCTGAACACTCCTCAAGATGTGCACACAGCAAACTGAAACGTCCacctcttcttctctttctttggcaCACCTCAGCAAAGCAAAACTTTTTGGGTTCTTTCAAACAAGTTATACAATTCAAATTTGTTCCTTACAAATTTGTCTTTGAATGGAAATAAGTGCAAACACTATATTTAGTGTTTTGGGGATCATTCAGAAAGTGAAATAAATTTCAAGAGCTGCTAGGGTGAAAAGTTGATTATTGAACAATCATATGAAGTCtatatgtgtgtttgtaaatATGTGTAAAGATGTGTTATATATTGGCTTATTGCAGTAGCTGTAGGTAGAATGTTGATGAGGCAGGgaaagctgattttttttatgCTGTTTCTGACATTAATGGGGAGACTTTTAAGGTTTTAGCATGAATGGAATTAAAGttaaatgttttttcttcatcaattgattGATGAATTGCAatagatttttattattaatcattATTGTATTCCTAAGGTAAACTCACTTGTTTGGgatgtattcatttttaaatatattaatgaatTTTGTTTGCTAATAATTTAGAATTTTACGTTTTTAATCATAAAGGATATTGGCCcatgattttctttcttatacTGAACTGAGGaggtttttggttttattttctttgttatctTAGGAATAGTTCATATATAATAGggattgatttttactttttaaaagatttacagTAATTTGCCTGAAAAACCACCTGGGCTGGTGTTTTAAGTATATTTTACTACTGATGCTATCTCTTTTAGTTTTGACTCtattcagtttttatttcttcttggcttGTTTTTTGTAAGATATTTTTCTAAGAAGTTATCCAATTTGCTTAACTTTTCCAATTTATTGGTGTAAAGTTGTTCACAGAATTCTCTTACTATTTTGACAATTTCTGTTGTATCTTCAAATATGCCCTACTTTGTGTTACCTCCTTTTTGTGATCATTCTTGCTAGAAGTTTCTATGTTactggtcttttcaaagaaccagcttttagcTTTGctactctttactttgattttattTGCTGCTTTGTCTTTATTTGCTTTCTAcattcctttggattttttcCCCTAATTTCTTAGATAGGACATTTAGCTCattaagagttttaaaatatgtttcttctaattgttttatatatatatatttttttaagcaagcagaaaatttattaagaacATATGTGATGCGCAGTAGCGTACACTtaaacctataagtgacctatagctcattataatactaaaaatcaaacctatcatcatattaaggccgccatttttttacatacattctgtgactaagcatgtaatcaatctgcgcatgctcaataattagatcacctctaattacatcatctgaggccattgtgttcattatcctaaaacctgcccatct
This genomic stretch from Choloepus didactylus isolate mChoDid1 chromosome 6, mChoDid1.pri, whole genome shotgun sequence harbors:
- the RBMXL2 gene encoding RNA-binding motif protein, X-linked-like-2, with the protein product MVEADRPGKLFIGGLNLETDEKALEAAFGKYGHIIEVLLMKDRETTKSRGFAFVTFESPADAKAAARDMNGKSLDGKAIKVAQATKPAFDSGRRGPPPPPRSRGRPRGLRGVRGGGGGPRRPPSRGGPADDGSYARDFDLPPSRAPMPMKRGPPPPRRAGPPPKRAAPSSPTRSGGGGMRGRPPAARGRDGCAGLPRRMPPPRVPLPRRDPYLGPREEGYSPRDGYSSRDYPSARDPRDFAPSPREYTYRDYGHSSARDDCSPRGYGDRDGYGGRDRNYTDHPSGGYRDPFDSYGEPRSAAPARGPPPSYGGSGRYEEYRGCSPDAYGGGRNSYAGGRSDRYSKGRDRVGRPDRGLPPSVERGCPPPRDSYSRSGRRVPRGGGRLGSRSERGGGRSRY